The following proteins are co-located in the Doryrhamphus excisus isolate RoL2022-K1 chromosome 3, RoL_Dexc_1.0, whole genome shotgun sequence genome:
- the vps4b gene encoding vacuolar protein sorting-associated protein 4B isoform X1, which translates to MEPTNLQKAIAVAQKAAQEDQAGNYEEAIRSYKHAVKYFLHILNREPQGKDGNQKIRDKCKEYLDRAEELQEYLVYKEKAIDLASKAAQEDKAQNYEEALRMYQAAVQYFLHVVKYEAQGDKAKQSIRAKCAEYLDRAEKLKEYLKKKEKAPAKPVKESQSDDKGNESDDGDDPEKKKMQNQLSGAIVMEKPNIKWDDVAGLEGAKEALKEAVILPIKFPHLFTGKRTPWRGILLFGPPGTGKSYLAKAVATEANNSTFLSVSSADLVSKWLGESEKLVKNLFALAREHKPSIIFIDEIDSLCGSRSENESEAARRIKTEFLVQMQGVGNDNEGVLVLGATNIPWTLDSAIRRRFEKRIYIPLPEEHARSFMFKLHLGSTPNSLTESDFITLGKKTDGYSGADVSIIVRDALMQPVRKVQAATHFKRVNGPSRSDPKMVVHDLLTPCSPGDPNAIEMTWMDVPGEKLMEPVVCMSDMLRSLSNTKPTVNEQDLDKLKKFTEDFGQEG; encoded by the exons ATGGAGCCCACCAATCTACAG AAAGCTATAGCGGTGGCACAGAAGGCAGCACAGGAAGACCAGGCCGGCAACTATGAGGAGGCCATTCGCTCTTACAAACACGCTGTCAAGtactttttacacattttaaatc GTGAGCCCCAGGGTAAAGATGGCAATCAGAAAATCAGAGACAAATGTAAGGAGTACCTGGACCGAGCGGAAGAACTACAGGAGTACCTAGTCTATAAAGAG AAAGCCATCGATCTCGCCAGCAAGGCGGCTCAAGAGGATAAAGCCCAGAACTATGAGGAGGCCCTGCGAATGTACCAAGCCGCTGTCCAGTACTTCCTCCATGTGGTTAAAT ACGAAGCACAAGGTGACAAAGCGAAACAGAGCATTCGAGCCAAATGTGCCGAATATTTGGACAGGGCAGAGAAGCTGAAAGAGTATCTCAAGAAAAAAGAGAAGGCTCCCGCTAAACCCGTCAAAGAGTCACAATCTGATGACAAAGG GAATGAAAGCGATGACGGTGATGATccagagaaaaagaaaatgcagaATCAATTGTCAG GTGCTATTGTAATGGAGAAGCCAAACATCAAGTGGGATGATGTTGCGGGATTAGAAGGGGCCAAGGAGGCCCTGAAAGAAGCTGTGATCCTTCCAATCAAATTCCCTCACCTATTTACAG GAAAGAGAACTCCATGGAGAGGGATCCTACTCTTTGGACCACCAGGAACAGGAAAGTCCTATTTGGCTAAAGCTGTCGCCACAGAAGCAAACAATTCAACCTTCCTGTCTGTCTCCTCGGCTGATCTCGTGTCCAAATGGTTGGGAGAGAGCGAAAA GTTGGTCAAGAATCTGTTCGCCCTGGCGAGGGAACACAAGCCTTCCATCATCTTCATTGACGAGATTGACTCTCTGTGTGGCTCCAGAAGTGAGAATGAGAGCGAGGCAGCGCGTCGTATCAAGACAGAGTTTCTGGTGCAGATGCAAG GTGTTGGAAATGATAATGAAGGAGTGCTGGTGCTCGGGGCAACAAATATTCCATGGACCCTAGACTCTGCCATCAGAAGAAG ATTTGAGAAGAGGATCTACATTCCACTGCCGGAAGAGCATGCACGCTCCTTCATGTTCAAGCTCCACCTGGGTTCCACCCCCAACAGTCTCACCGAATCTGATTTTATCACATTGGGCAAGAAAACAGACGGCTACTCAGGCGCAGATGTCAGTATCATCGTAAGAGACGCTCTAATGCAGCCAGTTAGAAAGGTCCAGGCAGCCACTCACTTTAAAAGG GTGAATGGGCCGTCGAGATCTGATCCCAAAATGGTTGTACATGACCTCTTGACTCCTTGTTCACCGGGGGACCCCAATGCTATTGAAATGACATGGATGGATGTCCCTGGAGAAAAGCTTATGGAACCTGTAGTTTGCATG TCTGACATGCTGAGATCTCTGTCCAACACCAAGCCAACTGTCAATGAACAAGATCTGGATAAACTGAAAAAATTCACAGAGGACTTTGGACAAGAAGGCTAG
- the vps4b gene encoding vacuolar protein sorting-associated protein 4B isoform X2, with the protein MAANNNLQKAIDLASKAAQEDKAQNYEEALRMYQAAVQYFLHVVKYEAQGDKAKQSIRAKCAEYLDRAEKLKEYLKKKEKAPAKPVKESQSDDKGNESDDGDDPEKKKMQNQLSGAIVMEKPNIKWDDVAGLEGAKEALKEAVILPIKFPHLFTGKRTPWRGILLFGPPGTGKSYLAKAVATEANNSTFLSVSSADLVSKWLGESEKLVKNLFALAREHKPSIIFIDEIDSLCGSRSENESEAARRIKTEFLVQMQGVGNDNEGVLVLGATNIPWTLDSAIRRRFEKRIYIPLPEEHARSFMFKLHLGSTPNSLTESDFITLGKKTDGYSGADVSIIVRDALMQPVRKVQAATHFKRVNGPSRSDPKMVVHDLLTPCSPGDPNAIEMTWMDVPGEKLMEPVVCMSDMLRSLSNTKPTVNEQDLDKLKKFTEDFGQEG; encoded by the exons ATGGCGGCCAACAATAATTTACAG AAAGCCATCGATCTCGCCAGCAAGGCGGCTCAAGAGGATAAAGCCCAGAACTATGAGGAGGCCCTGCGAATGTACCAAGCCGCTGTCCAGTACTTCCTCCATGTGGTTAAAT ACGAAGCACAAGGTGACAAAGCGAAACAGAGCATTCGAGCCAAATGTGCCGAATATTTGGACAGGGCAGAGAAGCTGAAAGAGTATCTCAAGAAAAAAGAGAAGGCTCCCGCTAAACCCGTCAAAGAGTCACAATCTGATGACAAAGG GAATGAAAGCGATGACGGTGATGATccagagaaaaagaaaatgcagaATCAATTGTCAG GTGCTATTGTAATGGAGAAGCCAAACATCAAGTGGGATGATGTTGCGGGATTAGAAGGGGCCAAGGAGGCCCTGAAAGAAGCTGTGATCCTTCCAATCAAATTCCCTCACCTATTTACAG GAAAGAGAACTCCATGGAGAGGGATCCTACTCTTTGGACCACCAGGAACAGGAAAGTCCTATTTGGCTAAAGCTGTCGCCACAGAAGCAAACAATTCAACCTTCCTGTCTGTCTCCTCGGCTGATCTCGTGTCCAAATGGTTGGGAGAGAGCGAAAA GTTGGTCAAGAATCTGTTCGCCCTGGCGAGGGAACACAAGCCTTCCATCATCTTCATTGACGAGATTGACTCTCTGTGTGGCTCCAGAAGTGAGAATGAGAGCGAGGCAGCGCGTCGTATCAAGACAGAGTTTCTGGTGCAGATGCAAG GTGTTGGAAATGATAATGAAGGAGTGCTGGTGCTCGGGGCAACAAATATTCCATGGACCCTAGACTCTGCCATCAGAAGAAG ATTTGAGAAGAGGATCTACATTCCACTGCCGGAAGAGCATGCACGCTCCTTCATGTTCAAGCTCCACCTGGGTTCCACCCCCAACAGTCTCACCGAATCTGATTTTATCACATTGGGCAAGAAAACAGACGGCTACTCAGGCGCAGATGTCAGTATCATCGTAAGAGACGCTCTAATGCAGCCAGTTAGAAAGGTCCAGGCAGCCACTCACTTTAAAAGG GTGAATGGGCCGTCGAGATCTGATCCCAAAATGGTTGTACATGACCTCTTGACTCCTTGTTCACCGGGGGACCCCAATGCTATTGAAATGACATGGATGGATGTCCCTGGAGAAAAGCTTATGGAACCTGTAGTTTGCATG TCTGACATGCTGAGATCTCTGTCCAACACCAAGCCAACTGTCAATGAACAAGATCTGGATAAACTGAAAAAATTCACAGAGGACTTTGGACAAGAAGGCTAG